One Solanum lycopersicum chromosome 2, SLM_r2.1 genomic region harbors:
- the LOC101261873 gene encoding protein STRUBBELIG-RECEPTOR FAMILY 3 isoform X6: MIGHKMCGLYMKILFVFAVFAVQNCQGFTDPRDVFAINSLYTSLGYPLLPGWVPYGLDPCGDLWHGVLCVNSNVTGIVLNDSNLGGELSEGIGSFASIIQIDLSNNHIGGSIPSNLPITLKTLSLSGNQLTGSIPDNISSLGQLTDLSLNNNHLNGVIPDAFLQLKTLINMDLSGNSLSGQLPPSMGTLSSLTTLHLQNNQLSGILDVLQDLALTDLNIENNSFSGPIPPKLLSIPTFRRAGNPFNTTIIPSPPMISPSPAPFALSPGLAPSLPYIVPPGQELQPSEGQNSSNSTKHVKLIAIAGLVSLVILGLGVCLLMSQFCKRRRETQKETKRHETYDHSLPKAKGNPKHDQSLQNPCYDAEKGLRPVAGNGKAQGRNMSMNTSEAVLQKDVKSSISYKDDELGSEMESMISDVLPPPPPPFLQTLSAERMVVNPILPLITSGKHAMKNVNSAEFFTIASLQQYTNSFSQDNLIGGGMLGTVYRAESPKKLLAVKKLDTAMTKRQSDQEFVEMVSNISKLQHENIVNLVGYCSEHGQRLLVYEYCRSGTLHEALHLDDQIHRKLSWSTRVRVALQAARALEYLHEVCQPPIVHLNFKSSNVLLDDELAVHMSDCGLAPLMSSDSIRQLQGSGYGAPELELGNYTCQSDVYSFGVVMLELLTGRQSYDRSRPRGEQLLVRWAIPRLHDIDALSRMVDPSLNGCYPSKSLSRFADIISLCIQSEPEFRPPISEIVQNLLQMI; this comes from the exons ATGATTGGTCACAAGATGTGTGGACTATATATGAAGATTTTGTTTGTATTTGCAGTTTTTGCTGTTCAAAATTGCCAGGGGTTTACTGATCCTCGTGATG TATTTGCCATAAATAGTTTATATACTAGTCTGGGCTACCCCTTGCTTCCTGGATGGGTGCCATATGGATTAGACCCTTGTGGTGATCTATGGCATGGTGTACTTTGTGTCAATTCCAATGTAACTGGAAT AGTACTAAATGATTCAAATTTGGGAGGTGAATTAAGTGAAGGCATAGGAAGCTTTGCTTCAATCATACAAAT AGATCTCAGCAACAACCATATTGGAGGCAGTATACCATCCAATTTGCCTATTACCCTCAAAACCTT gTCTCTCTCCGGTAACCAGCTTACTGGGAGCATTCCAGACAACATATCCTCGTTAGGGCAATTAACAGACTT GTCGTTGAACAACAATCATCTCAATGGAGTCATTCCAGATGCCTTTCTGCAACTTAAGACTTTGATTAACAT GGACTTATCTGGGAACAGTTTAAGTGGTCAACTGCCTCCTTCAATGGGGACTTTGTCGTCACTTACTACCTT ACACTTACAGAACAATCAGCTTTCTGGGATCCTTGACGTTTTGCAAGATCTTGCTCTAACGGATTT AAACATAGAGAATAATTCGTTCTCTGGGCCTATACCGCCAAAATTGTTGAGCATCCCGACCTTCAG ACGTGCAGGGAATCCTTTTAATACTACTATCATCCCTTCACCACCCATGATATCGCCTTCTCCAGCACCATTTGCGCTTTCTCCAGGTTTAGCCCCTTCACTGCCATATATTGTACCGCCAGGACAGGAATTACAGCCCTCTGAAGGGCAAaatagtagtaattcaaccaaacatgTCAAATTGATTGCTATAGCCGGATTAGTATCCCTTGTCATACTTGGATTGGGTGTTTGCCTTTTGATGTCACAATTctgcaaaagaagaagagagaccCAAAAAGAAACCAAGAGACATGAAACATATGATCATAGTTTGCCCAAGGCCAAGGGTAACCCTAAACATGATCAATCCCTGCAAAATCCATGTTATGATGCAGAGAAAG GTTTGAGGCCAGTGGCTGGAAATGGGAAAGCTCAGGGTAGGAACATGTCAATGAATACTTCAGAGGCTGTGCTGCAGAAAGACGTGAAGAGCTCTATATCATATAAAGATGATGAGCTGGGCTCGGAGATGGAGTCAATGATATCGGATGTTCTTCCACCACCGCCACCACCATTTCTTCAAACTCTTTCTGCTGAGAGGATGGTTGTAAATCCAATTTTGCCGCTAATTACCTCAGGCAAGCATGCTATGAAGAATGTAAACTCTGCAGAGTTCTTCACCATTGCCTCTCTTCAGCAGTATACAAATAGCTTTTCTCAAGATAATCTTATTGGAGGAGGCATGCTTGGAACAGTCTACAGAGCTGAGTCTCCCAAAAAA CTATTGGCGGTCAAGAAACTAGACACTGCTATGACCAAGCGTCAAAGTGATCAAGAATTTGTTGAAATGGTTTCCAATATTTCTAAACTTCAGCATGAAAACATTGTCAACCTTGTGGGTTACTGTTCAGAGCATGGACAACGGTTGCTTGTCTACGAGTATTGCAGAAGTGGTACCCTCCATGAAGCATTGCACTTAGATGATCAGATCCACAGAAAACTTTCCTGGAGTACACGTGTACGCGTTGCACTTCAAGCAGCAAGAGCATTAGa GTACTTGCATGAAGTTTGTCAACCACCTATTGTCCACCTGAACTTCAAGTCCAGTAATGTTCTCCTTGATGATGAACTTGCTGTACATATGTCAGATTGTGGTTTGGCGCCTCTGATGTCATCTGATTCCATAAGACAG CTGCAAGGATCCGGCTATGGTGCTCCTGAACTTGAATTGGGAAACTATACTTGTCAGAGTGATGTTTATAGCTTTGGAGTTGTTATGCTAGAACTTCTCACAGGAAGACAATCTTACGACAG GTCACGACCTAGAGGAGAGCAGTTGCTAGTTCGATGGGCTATTCCACGGCTGCATGATATAGATGCATTATCAAGAATGGTTGATCCTTCCCTAAATGGTTGTTATCCATCCAAGTCTTTGTCTCGGTTTGCTGACATAATTTCCTTGTGTATTCAG TCGGAACCTGAATTCAGGCCACCAATTTCCGAAATCGTGCAGAATCTTCTGCAGATGATCTAA
- the LOC101261873 gene encoding protein STRUBBELIG-RECEPTOR FAMILY 3 isoform X4: protein MIGHKMCGLYMKILFVFAVFAVQNCQGFTDPRDVFAINSLYTSLGYPLLPGWVPYGLDPCGDLWHGVLCVNSNVTGIVLNDSNLGGELSEGIGSFASIIQIDLSNNHIGGSIPSNLPITLKTLSLSGNQLTGSIPDNISSLGQLTDLSLNNNHLNGVIPDAFLQLKTLINMDLSGNSLSGQLPPSMGTLSSLTTLHLQNNQLSGILDVLQDLALTDLNIENNSFSGPIPPKLLSIPTFRRAGNPFNTTIIPSPPMISPSPAPFALSPGLAPSLPYIVPPGQELQPSEGQNSSNSTKHVKLIAIAGLVSLVILGLGVCLLMSQFCKRRRETQKETKRHETYDHSLPKAKGNPKHDQSLQNPCYDAEKGLRPVAGNGKAQGRNMSMNTSEAVLQKDVKSSISYKDDELGSEMESMISDVLPPPPPPFLQTLSAERMVVNPILPLITSGKHAMKNVNSAEFFTIASLQQYTNSFSQDNLIGGGMLGTVYRAESPKKLLAVKKLDTAMTKRQSDQEFVEMVSNISKLQHENIVNLVGYCSEHGQRLLVYEYCRSGTLHEALHLDDQIHRKLSWSTRVRVALQAARALEYLHEVCQPPIVHLNFKSSNVLLDDELAVHMSDCGLAPLMSSDSIRQYNFQLQGSGYGAPELELGNYTCQSDVYSFGVVMLELLTGRQSYDRSRPRGEQLLVRWAIPRLHDIDALSRMVDPSLNGCYPSKSLSRFADIISLCIQSEPEFRPPISEIVQNLLQMI, encoded by the exons ATGATTGGTCACAAGATGTGTGGACTATATATGAAGATTTTGTTTGTATTTGCAGTTTTTGCTGTTCAAAATTGCCAGGGGTTTACTGATCCTCGTGATG TATTTGCCATAAATAGTTTATATACTAGTCTGGGCTACCCCTTGCTTCCTGGATGGGTGCCATATGGATTAGACCCTTGTGGTGATCTATGGCATGGTGTACTTTGTGTCAATTCCAATGTAACTGGAAT AGTACTAAATGATTCAAATTTGGGAGGTGAATTAAGTGAAGGCATAGGAAGCTTTGCTTCAATCATACAAAT AGATCTCAGCAACAACCATATTGGAGGCAGTATACCATCCAATTTGCCTATTACCCTCAAAACCTT gTCTCTCTCCGGTAACCAGCTTACTGGGAGCATTCCAGACAACATATCCTCGTTAGGGCAATTAACAGACTT GTCGTTGAACAACAATCATCTCAATGGAGTCATTCCAGATGCCTTTCTGCAACTTAAGACTTTGATTAACAT GGACTTATCTGGGAACAGTTTAAGTGGTCAACTGCCTCCTTCAATGGGGACTTTGTCGTCACTTACTACCTT ACACTTACAGAACAATCAGCTTTCTGGGATCCTTGACGTTTTGCAAGATCTTGCTCTAACGGATTT AAACATAGAGAATAATTCGTTCTCTGGGCCTATACCGCCAAAATTGTTGAGCATCCCGACCTTCAG ACGTGCAGGGAATCCTTTTAATACTACTATCATCCCTTCACCACCCATGATATCGCCTTCTCCAGCACCATTTGCGCTTTCTCCAGGTTTAGCCCCTTCACTGCCATATATTGTACCGCCAGGACAGGAATTACAGCCCTCTGAAGGGCAAaatagtagtaattcaaccaaacatgTCAAATTGATTGCTATAGCCGGATTAGTATCCCTTGTCATACTTGGATTGGGTGTTTGCCTTTTGATGTCACAATTctgcaaaagaagaagagagaccCAAAAAGAAACCAAGAGACATGAAACATATGATCATAGTTTGCCCAAGGCCAAGGGTAACCCTAAACATGATCAATCCCTGCAAAATCCATGTTATGATGCAGAGAAAG GTTTGAGGCCAGTGGCTGGAAATGGGAAAGCTCAGGGTAGGAACATGTCAATGAATACTTCAGAGGCTGTGCTGCAGAAAGACGTGAAGAGCTCTATATCATATAAAGATGATGAGCTGGGCTCGGAGATGGAGTCAATGATATCGGATGTTCTTCCACCACCGCCACCACCATTTCTTCAAACTCTTTCTGCTGAGAGGATGGTTGTAAATCCAATTTTGCCGCTAATTACCTCAGGCAAGCATGCTATGAAGAATGTAAACTCTGCAGAGTTCTTCACCATTGCCTCTCTTCAGCAGTATACAAATAGCTTTTCTCAAGATAATCTTATTGGAGGAGGCATGCTTGGAACAGTCTACAGAGCTGAGTCTCCCAAAAAA CTATTGGCGGTCAAGAAACTAGACACTGCTATGACCAAGCGTCAAAGTGATCAAGAATTTGTTGAAATGGTTTCCAATATTTCTAAACTTCAGCATGAAAACATTGTCAACCTTGTGGGTTACTGTTCAGAGCATGGACAACGGTTGCTTGTCTACGAGTATTGCAGAAGTGGTACCCTCCATGAAGCATTGCACTTAGATGATCAGATCCACAGAAAACTTTCCTGGAGTACACGTGTACGCGTTGCACTTCAAGCAGCAAGAGCATTAGa GTACTTGCATGAAGTTTGTCAACCACCTATTGTCCACCTGAACTTCAAGTCCAGTAATGTTCTCCTTGATGATGAACTTGCTGTACATATGTCAGATTGTGGTTTGGCGCCTCTGATGTCATCTGATTCCATAAGACAG TACAACTTTCAGCTGCAAGGATCCGGCTATGGTGCTCCTGAACTTGAATTGGGAAACTATACTTGTCAGAGTGATGTTTATAGCTTTGGAGTTGTTATGCTAGAACTTCTCACAGGAAGACAATCTTACGACAG GTCACGACCTAGAGGAGAGCAGTTGCTAGTTCGATGGGCTATTCCACGGCTGCATGATATAGATGCATTATCAAGAATGGTTGATCCTTCCCTAAATGGTTGTTATCCATCCAAGTCTTTGTCTCGGTTTGCTGACATAATTTCCTTGTGTATTCAG TCGGAACCTGAATTCAGGCCACCAATTTCCGAAATCGTGCAGAATCTTCTGCAGATGATCTAA
- the LOC101261873 gene encoding protein STRUBBELIG-RECEPTOR FAMILY 3 isoform X1 — MIGHKMCGLYMKILFVFAVFAVQNCQGFTDPRDVFAINSLYTSLGYPLLPGWVPYGLDPCGDLWHGVLCVNSNVTGIVLNDSNLGGELSEGIGSFASIIQIDLSNNHIGGSIPSNLPITLKTLSLSGNQLTGSIPDNISSLGQLTDLSLNNNHLNGVIPDAFLQLKTLINMDLSGNSLSGQLPPSMGTLSSLTTLHLQNNQLSGILDVLQDLALTDLNIENNSFSGPIPPKLLSIPTFRRAGNPFNTTIIPSPPMISPSPAPFALSPGLAPSLPYIVPPGQELQPSEGQNSSNSTKHVKLIAIAGLVSLVILGLGVCLLMSQFCKRRRETQKETKRHETYDHSLPKAKGNPKHDQSLQNPCYDAEKEAGLRPVAGNGKAQGRNMSMNTSEAVLQKDVKSSISYKDDELGSEMESMISDVLPPPPPPFLQTLSAERMVVNPILPLITSGKHAMKNVNSAEFFTIASLQQYTNSFSQDNLIGGGMLGTVYRAESPKKLLAVKKLDTAMTKRQSDQEFVEMVSNISKLQHENIVNLVGYCSEHGQRLLVYEYCRSGTLHEALHLDDQIHRKLSWSTRVRVALQAARALEYLHEVCQPPIVHLNFKSSNVLLDDELAVHMSDCGLAPLMSSDSIRQYNFQLQGSGYGAPELELGNYTCQSDVYSFGVVMLELLTGRQSYDRSRPRGEQLLVRWAIPRLHDIDALSRMVDPSLNGCYPSKSLSRFADIISLCIQSEPEFRPPISEIVQNLLQMI; from the exons ATGATTGGTCACAAGATGTGTGGACTATATATGAAGATTTTGTTTGTATTTGCAGTTTTTGCTGTTCAAAATTGCCAGGGGTTTACTGATCCTCGTGATG TATTTGCCATAAATAGTTTATATACTAGTCTGGGCTACCCCTTGCTTCCTGGATGGGTGCCATATGGATTAGACCCTTGTGGTGATCTATGGCATGGTGTACTTTGTGTCAATTCCAATGTAACTGGAAT AGTACTAAATGATTCAAATTTGGGAGGTGAATTAAGTGAAGGCATAGGAAGCTTTGCTTCAATCATACAAAT AGATCTCAGCAACAACCATATTGGAGGCAGTATACCATCCAATTTGCCTATTACCCTCAAAACCTT gTCTCTCTCCGGTAACCAGCTTACTGGGAGCATTCCAGACAACATATCCTCGTTAGGGCAATTAACAGACTT GTCGTTGAACAACAATCATCTCAATGGAGTCATTCCAGATGCCTTTCTGCAACTTAAGACTTTGATTAACAT GGACTTATCTGGGAACAGTTTAAGTGGTCAACTGCCTCCTTCAATGGGGACTTTGTCGTCACTTACTACCTT ACACTTACAGAACAATCAGCTTTCTGGGATCCTTGACGTTTTGCAAGATCTTGCTCTAACGGATTT AAACATAGAGAATAATTCGTTCTCTGGGCCTATACCGCCAAAATTGTTGAGCATCCCGACCTTCAG ACGTGCAGGGAATCCTTTTAATACTACTATCATCCCTTCACCACCCATGATATCGCCTTCTCCAGCACCATTTGCGCTTTCTCCAGGTTTAGCCCCTTCACTGCCATATATTGTACCGCCAGGACAGGAATTACAGCCCTCTGAAGGGCAAaatagtagtaattcaaccaaacatgTCAAATTGATTGCTATAGCCGGATTAGTATCCCTTGTCATACTTGGATTGGGTGTTTGCCTTTTGATGTCACAATTctgcaaaagaagaagagagaccCAAAAAGAAACCAAGAGACATGAAACATATGATCATAGTTTGCCCAAGGCCAAGGGTAACCCTAAACATGATCAATCCCTGCAAAATCCATGTTATGATGCAGAGAAAG AAGCAGGTTTGAGGCCAGTGGCTGGAAATGGGAAAGCTCAGGGTAGGAACATGTCAATGAATACTTCAGAGGCTGTGCTGCAGAAAGACGTGAAGAGCTCTATATCATATAAAGATGATGAGCTGGGCTCGGAGATGGAGTCAATGATATCGGATGTTCTTCCACCACCGCCACCACCATTTCTTCAAACTCTTTCTGCTGAGAGGATGGTTGTAAATCCAATTTTGCCGCTAATTACCTCAGGCAAGCATGCTATGAAGAATGTAAACTCTGCAGAGTTCTTCACCATTGCCTCTCTTCAGCAGTATACAAATAGCTTTTCTCAAGATAATCTTATTGGAGGAGGCATGCTTGGAACAGTCTACAGAGCTGAGTCTCCCAAAAAA CTATTGGCGGTCAAGAAACTAGACACTGCTATGACCAAGCGTCAAAGTGATCAAGAATTTGTTGAAATGGTTTCCAATATTTCTAAACTTCAGCATGAAAACATTGTCAACCTTGTGGGTTACTGTTCAGAGCATGGACAACGGTTGCTTGTCTACGAGTATTGCAGAAGTGGTACCCTCCATGAAGCATTGCACTTAGATGATCAGATCCACAGAAAACTTTCCTGGAGTACACGTGTACGCGTTGCACTTCAAGCAGCAAGAGCATTAGa GTACTTGCATGAAGTTTGTCAACCACCTATTGTCCACCTGAACTTCAAGTCCAGTAATGTTCTCCTTGATGATGAACTTGCTGTACATATGTCAGATTGTGGTTTGGCGCCTCTGATGTCATCTGATTCCATAAGACAG TACAACTTTCAGCTGCAAGGATCCGGCTATGGTGCTCCTGAACTTGAATTGGGAAACTATACTTGTCAGAGTGATGTTTATAGCTTTGGAGTTGTTATGCTAGAACTTCTCACAGGAAGACAATCTTACGACAG GTCACGACCTAGAGGAGAGCAGTTGCTAGTTCGATGGGCTATTCCACGGCTGCATGATATAGATGCATTATCAAGAATGGTTGATCCTTCCCTAAATGGTTGTTATCCATCCAAGTCTTTGTCTCGGTTTGCTGACATAATTTCCTTGTGTATTCAG TCGGAACCTGAATTCAGGCCACCAATTTCCGAAATCGTGCAGAATCTTCTGCAGATGATCTAA
- the LOC101261873 gene encoding protein STRUBBELIG-RECEPTOR FAMILY 3 isoform X3, translating into MIGHKMCGLYMKILFVFAVFAVQNCQGFTDPRDVFAINSLYTSLGYPLLPGWVPYGLDPCGDLWHGVLCVNSNVTGIVLNDSNLGGELSEGIGSFASIIQIDLSNNHIGGSIPSNLPITLKTLSLSGNQLTGSIPDNISSLGQLTDLSLNNNHLNGVIPDAFLQLKTLINMDLSGNSLSGQLPPSMGTLSSLTTLHLQNNQLSGILDVLQDLALTDLNIENNSFSGPIPPKLLSIPTFRRAGNPFNTTIIPSPPMISPSPAPFALSPGLAPSLPYIVPPGQELQPSEGQNSSNSTKHVKLIAIAGLVSLVILGLGVCLLMSQFCKRRRETQKETKRHETYDHSLPKAKGNPKHDQSLQNPCYDAEKEAGLRPVAGNGKAQGRNMSMNTSEAVLQKDVKSSISYKDDELGSEMESMISDVLPPPPPPFLQTLSAERMVVNPILPLITSGKHAMKNVNSAEFFTIASLQQYTNSFSQDNLIGGGMLGTVYRAESPKKLLAVKKLDTAMTKRQSDQEFVEMVSNISKLQHENIVNLVGYCSEHGQRLLVYEYCRSGTLHEALHLDDQIHRKLSWSTRVRVALQAARALEYLHEVCQPPIVHLNFKSSNVLLDDELAVHMSDCGLAPLMSSDSIRQLQGSGYGAPELELGNYTCQSDVYSFGVVMLELLTGRQSYDRSRPRGEQLLVRWAIPRLHDIDALSRMVDPSLNGCYPSKSLSRFADIISLCIQSEPEFRPPISEIVQNLLQMI; encoded by the exons ATGATTGGTCACAAGATGTGTGGACTATATATGAAGATTTTGTTTGTATTTGCAGTTTTTGCTGTTCAAAATTGCCAGGGGTTTACTGATCCTCGTGATG TATTTGCCATAAATAGTTTATATACTAGTCTGGGCTACCCCTTGCTTCCTGGATGGGTGCCATATGGATTAGACCCTTGTGGTGATCTATGGCATGGTGTACTTTGTGTCAATTCCAATGTAACTGGAAT AGTACTAAATGATTCAAATTTGGGAGGTGAATTAAGTGAAGGCATAGGAAGCTTTGCTTCAATCATACAAAT AGATCTCAGCAACAACCATATTGGAGGCAGTATACCATCCAATTTGCCTATTACCCTCAAAACCTT gTCTCTCTCCGGTAACCAGCTTACTGGGAGCATTCCAGACAACATATCCTCGTTAGGGCAATTAACAGACTT GTCGTTGAACAACAATCATCTCAATGGAGTCATTCCAGATGCCTTTCTGCAACTTAAGACTTTGATTAACAT GGACTTATCTGGGAACAGTTTAAGTGGTCAACTGCCTCCTTCAATGGGGACTTTGTCGTCACTTACTACCTT ACACTTACAGAACAATCAGCTTTCTGGGATCCTTGACGTTTTGCAAGATCTTGCTCTAACGGATTT AAACATAGAGAATAATTCGTTCTCTGGGCCTATACCGCCAAAATTGTTGAGCATCCCGACCTTCAG ACGTGCAGGGAATCCTTTTAATACTACTATCATCCCTTCACCACCCATGATATCGCCTTCTCCAGCACCATTTGCGCTTTCTCCAGGTTTAGCCCCTTCACTGCCATATATTGTACCGCCAGGACAGGAATTACAGCCCTCTGAAGGGCAAaatagtagtaattcaaccaaacatgTCAAATTGATTGCTATAGCCGGATTAGTATCCCTTGTCATACTTGGATTGGGTGTTTGCCTTTTGATGTCACAATTctgcaaaagaagaagagagaccCAAAAAGAAACCAAGAGACATGAAACATATGATCATAGTTTGCCCAAGGCCAAGGGTAACCCTAAACATGATCAATCCCTGCAAAATCCATGTTATGATGCAGAGAAAG AAGCAGGTTTGAGGCCAGTGGCTGGAAATGGGAAAGCTCAGGGTAGGAACATGTCAATGAATACTTCAGAGGCTGTGCTGCAGAAAGACGTGAAGAGCTCTATATCATATAAAGATGATGAGCTGGGCTCGGAGATGGAGTCAATGATATCGGATGTTCTTCCACCACCGCCACCACCATTTCTTCAAACTCTTTCTGCTGAGAGGATGGTTGTAAATCCAATTTTGCCGCTAATTACCTCAGGCAAGCATGCTATGAAGAATGTAAACTCTGCAGAGTTCTTCACCATTGCCTCTCTTCAGCAGTATACAAATAGCTTTTCTCAAGATAATCTTATTGGAGGAGGCATGCTTGGAACAGTCTACAGAGCTGAGTCTCCCAAAAAA CTATTGGCGGTCAAGAAACTAGACACTGCTATGACCAAGCGTCAAAGTGATCAAGAATTTGTTGAAATGGTTTCCAATATTTCTAAACTTCAGCATGAAAACATTGTCAACCTTGTGGGTTACTGTTCAGAGCATGGACAACGGTTGCTTGTCTACGAGTATTGCAGAAGTGGTACCCTCCATGAAGCATTGCACTTAGATGATCAGATCCACAGAAAACTTTCCTGGAGTACACGTGTACGCGTTGCACTTCAAGCAGCAAGAGCATTAGa GTACTTGCATGAAGTTTGTCAACCACCTATTGTCCACCTGAACTTCAAGTCCAGTAATGTTCTCCTTGATGATGAACTTGCTGTACATATGTCAGATTGTGGTTTGGCGCCTCTGATGTCATCTGATTCCATAAGACAG CTGCAAGGATCCGGCTATGGTGCTCCTGAACTTGAATTGGGAAACTATACTTGTCAGAGTGATGTTTATAGCTTTGGAGTTGTTATGCTAGAACTTCTCACAGGAAGACAATCTTACGACAG GTCACGACCTAGAGGAGAGCAGTTGCTAGTTCGATGGGCTATTCCACGGCTGCATGATATAGATGCATTATCAAGAATGGTTGATCCTTCCCTAAATGGTTGTTATCCATCCAAGTCTTTGTCTCGGTTTGCTGACATAATTTCCTTGTGTATTCAG TCGGAACCTGAATTCAGGCCACCAATTTCCGAAATCGTGCAGAATCTTCTGCAGATGATCTAA